The genomic window ATTACGGTGATCGAAAACGACGGTACCACCCGCGTCCTAACGCAACACGAAGCGGGCTTTTCCCACCGCAAAACGTCGCTCAATGGCCTCGGGGTCCTGAAGGTCACCTTCGCACTTGAACCCCGCGATGTCTCGGCGTTGACCAAACGGATGCAGAAACAGTGGATCAGCCGCAATGCCGCTCGCCCCAGCGAACAACGCCGCATCGCCACCCCGTTTGTCGATCCCGATGGAATCCCCGCCAATACGTTGATCCAAAACTGTGGTCTGGCGGGGGTTCGCGAGGGGGAGGTGTCGCTCGACACGACTCATCCTCAGTACTTGATCGCTCATACCGGAGCGACGAGCGAACAATGCCTGAAATTGATTGAACGCGTACGTGAACAGGTGCTCCTGCAAACGGGGATCGACTTGCAATTGAATCTACAGATTTGGTAGACAAGCGACTTGGCGATCCGACTCGCAGCGAGAACCGGATCGCAAGCGGAACCGATTTTTCGGCGATGCGAACCCCGACGCGGCGCATGGTGCGACGAAACAACAATGGATTGTAAGAGGCAACCCCGGTGGCGATGAAATCGAATCGCGAAGACCGCCCACGCCCGATTCGCGACCTGATCCGGCGGCTGATCGTGGCCCCGGCGGCGTTATCCTTCATTTGGCCTGTGTTGCTGATCGTGGGCGGCTACGTGGCCTGGGATCGTTGGGGTGCCGAACACGTCGCCTCGCAATTCTATGGCGTCCAACTCGACCAAATTAAGGTCACCGCGCCCCCGAACTATGTCCGCACCGATGTGTCGGAGACCGTTTTTCGCGACACCGCTCTCGACCAACTTTCGCTGCTGGATGTCCAAGCGACCGCCAAAATTGCCTCGGCGTTTTCAACCCACCCGTGGGTCAGCCGAGTGATCAGCGTCCGTAAATTGCCGGGAGGCAACGTGGACGTTCATCTCGAGTATCGACGCCCCGTCGCGATGGTCCATGTCTTCAAACCCAACCAAAGCGAGTCAGGCAGTTTCTTTTTCCCGATCGATGGCACCGGCACGCTACTGCCGACGACCGAGTTCGCTCAATCCGAGACGCTCGACTACATCCATATCGAGGTGCCCGACGTCTATCCCACCGGCGTCGTCGGCGGACCATTTGGCGACACGCGGGTAGAAGCCGCAGCGAGGCTTGCCGGCGTCTTGTCCAGCGTTCGAGAGCAAGCCAAAATTCGCGCGATCGGAGTCCATGGCGACGCCCGACAAAACGACGCCCCCCAACTTGAAATCACCACCACCGACAATCGCCGATTGTTCTGGGGCAATCCGCCGGGGCTCGAAGAACGAGGGGAGCGCACCGTTGAGATGAAGATCCAGGCGTTGATCAGTGGCGAAGAGATCACCAATGCCGATCTGCGACTGGCCAATCGGCCCCCGTCGGAATGATCGCTTCGCAATGATCGCTGCTGTCACCCCAAGGGGTTGCGGCTAAGGTGGATGAAACCCAATCATCATGCCACCCAATCATCCCTCGCTTACACGTTTTGAAGTTGCGAGTTTTCCGCGACGGAATATCACTCGTGACTCGGTCTCTCGCTTACGCTTCGGGTTATGATTAGCTGGAAAAAACGGCAACCTCATAACCTTAAATCCTGACGCGTCGGGTCATGAAATATCGGGGCGAACGCTGGGCTGTTCCAACGGTGGCATTGTCGCCGGAATGGTTTACACGGGCTCCATTCCACGGGCTTGCTTTCACTGGGGCTTGCTTTCACTGGGGCTTGCTTTCACTGGCGCCAACGGCGTTAAGCAACCTAGCCCAGGGCAGGGTTTTGCGAGCACCGCGAGTAAGCCGCAACCTAGGCGGTTACGCGTCTTTCGCGGCCCAGACCAGAAGGGATGACACCGGCGTCTATCTTGCTTTGGGGTTTAGGGCGATTGCCGCGCGACTCGGCTCACCGGTTGCTCGCCCGCCTCTAGCACCGGCAACCCTACTTGTTGGAGATGCTGCTTTACCGCGATCCATTGATGTTCGCTCAGTCGTGCTTTGGCTAACGACCAAAACTCGCGGTCATTGACCATCAACATCGCAAGCGAACGAGGCGTATCATCCACTCGCGGACGAAGCATGCGAAGCGTCTCAATCACACGAGTTTGTTGCTCTAAATCAAAATCGGTTGCAAGCACTTGCTGCAACATCGGAATGACGGGTGTCCCCCAACTTAACAATTGGCGTTGCGCCGACATACGAACCCCTTGGCGTGGCGAGCGAAGTTGCTCGGCGCACCGGGCCACATCGTCCAAACCGATCTGCGGCAATTTGAATTGATCACTCAGCACCGATGCATGAATTTGATCTGAAAGTTCGGCGAGCGATTCTCCCCGCAATACCCGTGAGATCAAATTCCCATAATGAAGATCAAATACGAGGGGGTCCTGCAAACGCAGGTGAAAGAGCGTCGTACCGCGGTAGGTTTGGGTGTCTGCCCCACGCGTAATCTCCCAGCGAATCATTCCGAATTCAGGTTGATGCAAGACACAACGTTCGCCCGTGCTGAGCCATTCTGAATCGATCTTCACATCGCTGGCCTCCTGCACGCTTAGCGTAAGATGTTGGCCCGAGGGCAGCGTGGCGGCACGTTGGGCAGGGGACTGCGAAAAAACGGGCGGCGCCGAATGGGAGCGATGAGAAACATAGTGCAGCGAGGGAATTCCCCGTACCGCGGTGACGATAATCCGTTCATAACCGTCTTCGCCACTCCGCTGTTGAGCCCCCTTACGATGCCGCGGGGGATTGAGCCCTAAACGGCCTTGAATCAACTGGAACTGCACCACGCCGCTGGCTGAAAAGAAGGTGTCCGGTTGTGGCGAGGCTCGCCCTAAGGAAAGACGCTCAGCCTCGGGCGGGCTTTGAGCAAAAGTCGCCACGTATGAAACGGACAAGCCGAGAACAACGGCTAACAGCATTCGCCACTTCATCCTTGGACCCCTCAACTTTCCTCGGACTCACTCCGAGCCTCGTGGCGTGAACCACGTATGGTGTGAGGAAGCGGGGCGATTGAGCACCAGCAAGCGACGTTGCCAGCGGCGACAATCACCTGACCTTCCCCGCATGATTGGGTGCAACTTGGTATCAGTGAACGCGCATGGGCCGTGCCCGATATCGGGCACGGCCCGACGAGTCTTTCTCTATTATCGCCATAAAACTCCAATCGTTTGAAGAGAACTTTGACGCAACCTCCCCGAGTAGCGGAAAACCGCCCCCCGTTTCCCTAATCCTCACCCCCCGCGGAATCCGCAAATTCGGGGGACATTTCCCCTACACGATCGCATGTGGAACGCACCGCCGGTGGGGCGCGTGCAGGTCGGCAGGACACGATCGCATCAGCAGGGTCGATCGTTTTGACTGGTTACCCCAACGCTCCTGCCAAAATCTCGTTGCCTGCGAACTAGACAATGCGTATGTTTGAACTGGAAGCCACGACGACAGCTGAGTCGTCTCTTGTGCAGTGGAGGCACAGCGGTAGGAAACAGGCGTGAAACACACCTGTGCGGTCACACTCTCTTCAAAGTTGACCGGAAGTATCGGAATATTTGCATCGACCCATTCGCCACTTTTCGGCTTGGTCGGGTTAGCACGAATCTCCCATCTTTCCAGCACACCGTTTTTTTGACCAGGCACCCTTTGTGTCCTATATTCCCGTAGCTGTGTGGTCTGAGCGTCTTTGCACAGCTTCATCTAAACATCACCTCCCTGATGTTTAGGGGATCCTCCCGAACGATGCTCCACTGGATTTTGCTCGTATGAATCGGATCTCCCTGATCTCTATTCGTCTATCCGCTGGATATCTTTTCAGTCTGGTTGCCGCAGCGTTGCTGCTCAGCCACACCAGCCCCCTTTCCGCTCAGGTAGTCACCGCTGCCGAAGCGATCGCGGTGCATCCAGAACAGCAGGCGATCCAACGCGGACTCGAACTCGAACAGGAGCGATTGTGGGCCGATGCGGTTCGACATTACGAGGAGGCATCGAAAAAGTATCCCGCTAGCAAGTCGATCTATCAACGATTGACGATTGCCAAGCTGCATTATGACGTCAACCGTCGCTACCAAGACTCAAGCTACTTGGAATCGGTCAAGCGTCTTTCCGGCGAACAATCACTCGACTTGTACGCGGAGATCCTTGCCAACTTACAAACCCATTACGTCGATCACGTCGATTGGGCCCGCGTGATGCTGCATGGCACCGCTGCGGTAGAGGTCGCATTGACCGAAGAGAAGTTCGTCGAACAAATGCTTCCCCATGCGGACCCTGCCGCGGTGGAGCGATTTCGGCAAAACGTGCATCACCAATTGGCCAACCGCAGCACGGCGACTCGCTTTGATTTGCGAGCGAACGTGGCCTATGTAGCGGCTTTGGCAAAATCCGAAATTGGGTTGTCGCCAACCGCCACCGCATTGGAATTCATGAGTGGTGCCGTATCGACACTCGATCCTTACACTCGCTTGTTGTCGGGCGATCAACTCGACGAAATGTTTTCGAACATCGAAGGCAACTTTGTCGGTCTAGGGATTGAATTGAAAGCGGAAAGCGACTCGCTGCGAATTTTATCGGTGATCTCAGGCGGCCCCGCTGAGGAAGCAGGCTTGATCGGCGGCGATCGCATCATTCGTGTCGAACAAACCGAAACCGCCTCCGCAGACCCAGGCTACGCGGCCGATCTGTTACGCGGTCCCGAAAACTCATTCGTTTCGCTGGGCGTGTTGCGAGCGGACGGAAGCAAGCATGATCTGAAAGTCGAGCGTCGCCGCGTGGAAGTGCCTTGTGTGGAAAACGTCCACATCGTTGACACCGAAAACCGTGTCGGCTACCTGCGACTAACGAACTTTCAAAAAACAACCACTCGCGATATCGAACAAGCACTCTGGGACTTGCACCGCCAAGGGATGAAGTCGCTGATCCTGGACGTACGTGGCAATCCCGGCGGATTGCTTTCGGCGGCCGTGGAAGTAGCGGATCGCTTTCTCGGTGACGGACGGATTGTGACCACCCGTGGTCGCAACGCTCGCGAGAACTTTGATTACACCGCTCATCGCTCGAACACTTGGAACATTCCGTTAGCGGTTTTGATTGACCGCGACAGTGCGAGTGCGAGTGAAATTTTTGCGGGAGCGATCGCCGACAGCGGACGCGGTGACGTGATCGGCGAGACCAGTTACGGCAAAGGCAGTGTCCAAGGGATCTTCCGCATGCAATCCGCCAAGTTTGGACTTTGCCTAACCACGGCCAAGTTCTACTCACCCAGCGGCCGAGCGATCAGCCTAAACGGAGTCACCCCAAGCGTGCCGGTTGAACCGACCTACATCGCCGCTCGCCCCAATTCCAATGGTGAAATGACCACCGACCGTGAAGACGCTGTTTTGCAACGAGCGATCTCGCGATTGTCGGACAACAATTGGATCAGCCGCCGACCGCAATAAGCCGATCGAATGCAAACGATCGCGACCCGAGACGAAAAAAAATCCCGCTCCAATGGAGCGGGATTTTTTTTTTGCGGAAGAGGCACTTATCGAATTTTACACCGCAGTGGATCTTGCTAATGATCCCCATGCTGCATGGATCTTTAGCAAGATCCATTACCTCCGCTGTTACTTCATTCCGCGAATTCCAAACCCTACTGAGTCTTCACGCCCACGGTACGCAGGTGCAGCTCGGTGAGTTGTCCCGAATCGACTTCGCCGGGAGCCTCGGTCATCATGTCGGTGGCTTTTTGAGTCTTCGGAAACGCGATCACTTCGCGAATGTTCTCCAGCCCCGCCAACAACATCACCCAGCGATCCACGCCGAGTGCGATCCCGCCGTGTGGCGGTGCCCCGAAACGAAGTGCGTTGAGCAAGAATCCGAAACGATCTTCGGCGGTCGCTTCATCAATCCCCAACAACTCAAACACTTTCGATTGAGTCTTGGAATCGTGAATTCGAATCGTCCCTCCGCCCGCTTCGCTACCGTTGATGACCAAGTCATACGCTTGCGCGCGACAGGCCTTCGGATCGCTTTCGAGCTTTTCTAAATCGCTCGCCAACGGAGCGGTGAAGGGGTGATGCATCGCCGTCCAATTGCCCGATTCTTCGTCACGCTCGAACATCGGAAACTCGGTGATCCAACTGCAATTGAGTTGATCGGGGCCGTACAGCTTCAGCTCGGCACCTAAACGCTTGCGAAGTGCGTACAAGCCCTTACAGGTGACTTCCCAAGTATCGGCCAAGAACATCAACAAGTCGCCCGGTTCTCCCTGCATCAATTCCTTGATCTCGGCGAGATGAGCTTCGTCCAAATTCTTGCTGATCGGGCTCCACAATGTGCCGTCGTCTTCCACACGGAACCAAGCCAAACCTTTCGCCCCGAACTCTTTGACGTATTCGGTCATTTCGTCGATTTGGCGACGCGAGTACTTCGTGGCGGCCCCTTTGACGTTCATACCACGGACATAGTTACCGGCATCAGCGGTAGCTCGGAAAACACGAAAATCGGTTTTCTTGGCGACCGAGGTGACGTCAACGATCTCCATGTCAAAACGCAAATCGGGTGCGTCATGACCGTAGCGACGCATCGCTTCGTCGTAAGTCATTCGCGGAAGAGGAGTTTTGACCTCTTTGCCAAGCACTTCTTTGGCCGTCCGAGCGACCAAGCCATCAATCAACGCCATGATGTCATCGGCATCGACGAATGACATTTCGAGGTCGAGTTGGGTGAACTCGGGTTGGCGGTCGGCTCGCAAGTCTTCGTCGCGGAAACACTTCGCGACTTGCACGTAGCGATCGAACCCGGCGACCATCAGAATTTGCTTGTAAAGCTGAGGCGATTGCGGCAACGCGTAGAATTTTCCAGCGTGCACACGGCTGGGCACCAAATAATCGCGAGCTCCTTCGGGAGTGCTGCGACCGAGGATCGGCGTTTCCACATCGATAAAATCGTGCTCGGCAAAGTAGTCACGCATCACCTTGATGATGCGACTGCGTTGAATCAACGCGTTTTGCATCTCTTTGCGGCGCAGGTCCAAGAAGCGGTACTTCAGCCGCAGATCTTCGCCTGGCATATCACTTTGGCCGGGAGTGAATGGCGGGTTGGCACAAGCGTTGAGGATTTCGACGTGCTCGCAGCGAACTTCGATCGCTCCGGTAGGCAATTTATCGTTTGTTTTGCCCTCGAGCCGATCGGCGACCTTGCCTCGGATCAGAATCACGCTTTCGGCCGGGATTCGCCCCGCTTCGTCAATCAACTTGGCATCCGCTTCGGGAGGCCCCATGACGACCTGCGTCAGCCCGTAACGATCGCGCAGATCGATAAAGACGGCGCCGCCATGGTCACGTTTGCTGTCGACCCATCCACAGAGGGTCACTTCGGTTCCAATATCAGTCTTGCGGAGTTGTCCGCAGGTATGGGTGCGTAGCACAGATCGATCGGGGGCTAGGGAAACGGAATGGGTCAACGAGCAGGATTCTAGCCGCCCGAGTTGCTTTTGCTGAGTGGGGGCAAACGCCCGTGGAGCTAAAAGAAAAGCCGGCTTCGGTAACGAGGCCGGCTTTGGCTAGTTTTACATCCTGCGGACGCCGCCAAGGAACAAACGCGAGCGTGCCTCGCGAGTCCCTAGGGAAAGTGGCTACGAGGGGAGGGCTTAGAGCTCGGTTCCGGGAGCTTCATCGGCGAGCGAGGCGTCTCCCTTCTGTTTTGGTGCCTTGAAACAGAAAATCAGAATCAAGTACAAAATCGCCATCGCCGCGGGGACCAATGCAGTCGCTCGAATCGCCATCCGACTGCCGTATAGGGCCGCTTCGCTGGTCGGAGCCGCATCGACCGGGGCATATCCCTTGTTGGTTTGCCACCAATCGTATTGGTTGCGAAGTCCCTCGAATTTCTTGCTCGACCATTCCTCGCCGGCGATCGTCTTTTCGTTCTCAATCGACGCCCCACTATCGGCAAGCATCCCCGCTTTCGCCCCGTCGATGCCGACGATCGGTGGGAAGACCAAGAACTGGTTCTCGTTAGGAGCTTTCACTCGCTCGAACGTTTCCGGAGCGTTCGCTTGGATGTACTGCGACGAGAAGTAATCTTGCTTGTATCCAATTCCAGGGCCGCCCAGCAATCCAGCCGAGGTCATTCCGGCAAACCCCATCATCGCCATCGCAACGGTGGCGCTTTGCGGATAGCGTTCGCCAACCACCCCCAACATCGTCGGCCACAGGAAGGTTTTACCTAACGCGTACACGGTCGCAGCAAGGAACATGAAGTAAACGTTGGTTCCGATGCTAATCAAGTACAACCCGGTCGCTCCGATACAGGCACTGAAGAACAGCAACCCCAGCGACGAAATTTTATGAACGATCGGTCCCGCAAAGAATCGCAACCCGGTCATCAACAGCGAAGTGTAGATAAACAACGCGGTGCCCAACGTTGCACTTTTCAAAATGCTGCTGGTGATTTTATTGATCCAACTGTCGGTTCCCAACTCGACGTAACCGACCAAGGCGTGGGTCAACAACAGAATGACAAAAAACGGAGCGATCAACTTGGCAATCATGCCACCGTAAGAAACCGTCCCCGATTGTGCATCGGTTTGAGGGAACCGTTCCTTCACCGCGATGAAACCGTACATGGCGGTTGGAATCAGGTAGGTCGCCAGCAGGATTTCCCAGCCAACGCTGCCTTTCAAAAATACGATCAAACCGCCGATGACCAATCCGGCAGGCCAACCGGCGTGCAAAATATTCAGGTAATGGGTCTTCTGTTCCGGATAGATCGCAGCGGTCAACGGGTTGATGACTCCTTCGCAAATCCCGTTACCGACCGCGAAAATGAACGCGGACCAAAACAAGATCATGTAAACCGCATCCTTACCGGCGGCGTTAAAAACGGGGGTCGCCGAGAACAACATCACCGCGGAAATCACGTGACACACCAGCGCCGCCAACATCAGCGGCTTGTACCCAACCCAGTCGGTCAGAAAACCCGCCAAGAGGATCACGATCCCGAATCCAAGCAATCCACCGCCGGTGATTTGCCCTAACTCGGTCATGGTGAACCCGTACTGGGTCGACCAAACATCAAGCAGCCCGGCTCGCACGGCAAAACCGATACCGGCAGCAATCAAGGCCAGAAAGCCTGCAGAGAGAAGAAGTTTTCGGTTTTCCATAAGGCCGGCTCTGTCCGTTGGAGGGGGGGGTGAAATGCAGCTTAACCACGAAATGCTGGCAATCGTAAGTGGTTTCGTCAAGTAAGTCTGCCTTTATTTGGGCAGCAATGTGAGATTAATCCACCACAATGCTCGCTGCCACTGACTCGCTCGCTATACTTTCTCTAAACAATCTCTTTGCTGCTAACACGGCTAACCCCAACCTCCCCCCCCCTCCTACCTACCGGAGCCTCTGGATGCGTTTTCTACTTGCCACAGCCTTCCTATGCGGAGTTTTCACGACCATGGCGACTGCCGATGAGCACGAATGCGCCCTCGATTTCAAGGTCAAAAACATCGATGGCGAAACCGTTGATCTCGAAGATTACGAGGGCAATGTTGTATTGATCGTCAACACGGCGAGCGAGTGCGGGTTGACCCCTCAGTACGCAGGACTGCAAGAGTTGTACAAAAAGTACGAGGAAAAAGGCTTCGTCGTGCTCGGTTTCCCCTGCAACCAATTTGGTAGCCAAGAGCCCGGCAGCGAAGCCGACATCAAATCGTTCTGCTCGACGAAGTACAACGTCACCTTCCCGATGTTCAGCAAAGTGGACGTCAACGGCAAAGACGCCACCGCGATCTACAAGTACATGACCAGCAAGGACGTCAAACCCGCTGGGAAAGGCAAAGTCAGCTGGAACTTCGAAAAGTTTCTAATCGACCGCGATGGAAACCTGATCAATCGATTCAGCCCGCGAACCGCTCCAGACGATGCGGAACTCGTCAAAGCGATCGAATCGCAACTGTAATCGCCGCTGCACGAAATCGTGATCAAGCCAATCCAATGGCGAGTCGCTCGACGGGCGACTCGCCGTTTATCATTGGGTTTCACTGCGTCGCGTTCGCGTTTCCCTGTGATTTCGCAGACCTGTGATTTCGCAGACCTTGATTCCGCAGACCTTGATTCCGCAGACCTTGATTCCGCAGACATCTCTAGATTTTGCATACATTCCTGTGCCCCCCCCCGCCTTCCGACCACTTCGCCGAAGATGCCCGCCATGCGTCCCCTCTCCCTTTTCGTAGCGACCTTCGTCGGCTTTGCCGCCCCCTGTTTCTTCGCGTCACTGAGTAGCGTGGCCGACCAACCGCAGCCGCTGCTTCGCCCCCATGATCGGGTGGCGATCGTGGGTGGAACGGTCGTCGAGCGGATGCAGCACAGCGGTCAACTCGAAGCGCAAATGCAAACCCGCCGCCCCGAATGGAAATTGACCGTGCGAAACCTCGGCTGGTCCGGAGATGACGTTCATGGCTACGCCCGCAAACGCTTTGATTCGCCCAAAGGAGGCTATGCGCGACTGTTGGCCGATATCGAACTGGCCAATCCCACGGTCGTGTTACTGGCATACGGATTTGCCGAAGCCAGCGACGGAGAAGACGCGGTGGCAAGGTTCTCCGAGGGCTTGAAACGGTTGGTTGATCATCTGAAGCAAGCGAACCGACGGGTTATTTTGATCACCCCATTTGCGCTGCCCGGCTATAAAACCGAAAACTACCAGGCTTTGATCGCCCAGACTCGCCAAATCACCCAAGCGATTGGAAGCGAAACCGATTCTCCCGTGGCATCAATCCAATGGGAACCGAG from Novipirellula galeiformis includes these protein-coding regions:
- a CDS encoding cell division protein FtsQ/DivIB yields the protein MKSNREDRPRPIRDLIRRLIVAPAALSFIWPVLLIVGGYVAWDRWGAEHVASQFYGVQLDQIKVTAPPNYVRTDVSETVFRDTALDQLSLLDVQATAKIASAFSTHPWVSRVISVRKLPGGNVDVHLEYRRPVAMVHVFKPNQSESGSFFFPIDGTGTLLPTTEFAQSETLDYIHIEVPDVYPTGVVGGPFGDTRVEAAARLAGVLSSVREQAKIRAIGVHGDARQNDAPQLEITTTDNRRLFWGNPPGLEERGERTVEMKIQALISGEEITNADLRLANRPPSE
- the murB gene encoding UDP-N-acetylmuramate dehydrogenase — protein: MSFSEDLDHLIRTDEPLSPLVWLGIGGPARFFAEPVDEAELQRIYREASEAGLAIRILGGGSNVLVRESGFDGLVISLAAAATSELAIEENKLIAGAGAKLSHAVIKSVGAGLGGLEHLVGIPGTVGGAVVGNVSNGGRDIGSVVESITVIENDGTTRVLTQHEAGFSHRKTSLNGLGVLKVTFALEPRDVSALTKRMQKQWISRNAARPSEQRRIATPFVDPDGIPANTLIQNCGLAGVREGEVSLDTTHPQYLIAHTGATSEQCLKLIERVREQVLLQTGIDLQLNLQIW
- a CDS encoding MFS transporter; translation: MENRKLLLSAGFLALIAAGIGFAVRAGLLDVWSTQYGFTMTELGQITGGGLLGFGIVILLAGFLTDWVGYKPLMLAALVCHVISAVMLFSATPVFNAAGKDAVYMILFWSAFIFAVGNGICEGVINPLTAAIYPEQKTHYLNILHAGWPAGLVIGGLIVFLKGSVGWEILLATYLIPTAMYGFIAVKERFPQTDAQSGTVSYGGMIAKLIAPFFVILLLTHALVGYVELGTDSWINKITSSILKSATLGTALFIYTSLLMTGLRFFAGPIVHKISSLGLLFFSACIGATGLYLISIGTNVYFMFLAATVYALGKTFLWPTMLGVVGERYPQSATVAMAMMGFAGMTSAGLLGGPGIGYKQDYFSSQYIQANAPETFERVKAPNENQFLVFPPIVGIDGAKAGMLADSGASIENEKTIAGEEWSSKKFEGLRNQYDWWQTNKGYAPVDAAPTSEAALYGSRMAIRATALVPAAMAILYLILIFCFKAPKQKGDASLADEAPGTEL
- the aspS gene encoding aspartate--tRNA ligase, with the protein product MLRTHTCGQLRKTDIGTEVTLCGWVDSKRDHGGAVFIDLRDRYGLTQVVMGPPEADAKLIDEAGRIPAESVILIRGKVADRLEGKTNDKLPTGAIEVRCEHVEILNACANPPFTPGQSDMPGEDLRLKYRFLDLRRKEMQNALIQRSRIIKVMRDYFAEHDFIDVETPILGRSTPEGARDYLVPSRVHAGKFYALPQSPQLYKQILMVAGFDRYVQVAKCFRDEDLRADRQPEFTQLDLEMSFVDADDIMALIDGLVARTAKEVLGKEVKTPLPRMTYDEAMRRYGHDAPDLRFDMEIVDVTSVAKKTDFRVFRATADAGNYVRGMNVKGAATKYSRRQIDEMTEYVKEFGAKGLAWFRVEDDGTLWSPISKNLDEAHLAEIKELMQGEPGDLLMFLADTWEVTCKGLYALRKRLGAELKLYGPDQLNCSWITEFPMFERDEESGNWTAMHHPFTAPLASDLEKLESDPKACRAQAYDLVINGSEAGGGTIRIHDSKTQSKVFELLGIDEATAEDRFGFLLNALRFGAPPHGGIALGVDRWVMLLAGLENIREVIAFPKTQKATDMMTEAPGEVDSGQLTELHLRTVGVKTQ
- a CDS encoding S41 family peptidase gives rise to the protein MNRISLISIRLSAGYLFSLVAAALLLSHTSPLSAQVVTAAEAIAVHPEQQAIQRGLELEQERLWADAVRHYEEASKKYPASKSIYQRLTIAKLHYDVNRRYQDSSYLESVKRLSGEQSLDLYAEILANLQTHYVDHVDWARVMLHGTAAVEVALTEEKFVEQMLPHADPAAVERFRQNVHHQLANRSTATRFDLRANVAYVAALAKSEIGLSPTATALEFMSGAVSTLDPYTRLLSGDQLDEMFSNIEGNFVGLGIELKAESDSLRILSVISGGPAEEAGLIGGDRIIRVEQTETASADPGYAADLLRGPENSFVSLGVLRADGSKHDLKVERRRVEVPCVENVHIVDTENRVGYLRLTNFQKTTTRDIEQALWDLHRQGMKSLILDVRGNPGGLLSAAVEVADRFLGDGRIVTTRGRNARENFDYTAHRSNTWNIPLAVLIDRDSASASEIFAGAIADSGRGDVIGETSYGKGSVQGIFRMQSAKFGLCLTTAKFYSPSGRAISLNGVTPSVPVEPTYIAARPNSNGEMTTDREDAVLQRAISRLSDNNWISRRPQ
- a CDS encoding glutathione peroxidase, coding for MRFLLATAFLCGVFTTMATADEHECALDFKVKNIDGETVDLEDYEGNVVLIVNTASECGLTPQYAGLQELYKKYEEKGFVVLGFPCNQFGSQEPGSEADIKSFCSTKYNVTFPMFSKVDVNGKDATAIYKYMTSKDVKPAGKGKVSWNFEKFLIDRDGNLINRFSPRTAPDDAELVKAIESQL
- a CDS encoding GDSL-type esterase/lipase family protein; this encodes MRPLSLFVATFVGFAAPCFFASLSSVADQPQPLLRPHDRVAIVGGTVVERMQHSGQLEAQMQTRRPEWKLTVRNLGWSGDDVHGYARKRFDSPKGGYARLLADIELANPTVVLLAYGFAEASDGEDAVARFSEGLKRLVDHLKQANRRVILITPFALPGYKTENYQALIAQTRQITQAIGSETDSPVASIQWEPSGEQLTADGLCPNEAGFAVLANELSDALVGGDSQRPSHELREQIVRKNELFFNQYRPQNETYLLLFRKHEQGNNAAEIAEFTPLIQSADEKIWQIARP